A genomic stretch from Vibrio neptunius includes:
- a CDS encoding ATP-binding protein → MLIYAKISASLFDITIFMTLKLTIVRGLPGSGKSTLAKTLGVNHYEADMYFVDDNGDYEFRPEHIAKAHDWCQYMARDSLLNGQSVVVSNTFVMRWEIAPYYQMAQRYGAEFEIIECKDNYGNIHGVTSVTIQQMKKRWQEWRKDQP, encoded by the coding sequence ATGCTTATTTACGCTAAGATCAGCGCTTCATTATTCGATATAACCATTTTTATGACCTTAAAACTGACCATTGTTCGCGGCTTGCCTGGCTCAGGGAAAAGTACTCTGGCTAAAACCCTAGGTGTGAATCATTACGAAGCGGACATGTATTTTGTTGATGACAACGGTGACTATGAATTCAGACCAGAACATATTGCCAAGGCTCATGATTGGTGTCAGTACATGGCGCGAGACAGTTTGCTCAATGGGCAAAGTGTGGTTGTGTCGAACACGTTTGTTATGAGATGGGAAATCGCGCCTTACTATCAGATGGCACAGCGATACGGTGCCGAGTTTGAAATCATTGAGTGTAAAGATAACTATGGCAATATTCACGGGGTAACATCGGTTACTATTCAACAAATGAAAAAACGGTGGCAAGAATGGCGAAAAGATCAGCCATAG
- the metA gene encoding homoserine O-succinyltransferase: protein MPIKIPDQLPASDVLRQENIFVMPESRASTQEIRPLKVLILNLMPKKIETETQFLRLLSNSPLQVDIELLRIDDRPSNNTPTEHLDNFYRQFEMVKGRNFDGLIITGAPLGLVQFEDVIYWEHLQAIMSWAKQHVTSTLYVCWAAQAGLKLLYDLPKRTRKEKLSGVYHHQIHQPYHPILRGFDDTFLAPHSRYADFSPEYLAEHTDLDLLATSDVAGVYLAATKDKRNVFVTGHPEYDAFTLHNEYIRDLGEGMEPVIPVNYYPNNNPDNKPIASWRSHGHLLFSNWLNYCVYQQTPYDLDHFSEANFTKDD from the coding sequence GTGCCGATCAAGATCCCCGACCAATTACCTGCCAGTGATGTATTACGTCAGGAAAACATCTTCGTAATGCCTGAATCTCGGGCATCGACTCAGGAAATTAGACCACTCAAGGTATTGATTCTTAACCTTATGCCGAAGAAGATAGAAACCGAGACTCAGTTTCTTCGTTTACTTTCCAACAGTCCACTTCAAGTCGATATTGAGCTACTGCGTATTGATGACAGACCAAGCAATAATACGCCGACCGAACACCTTGATAACTTCTATCGTCAATTTGAGATGGTGAAAGGGCGCAACTTCGATGGACTGATTATTACTGGTGCTCCGCTGGGCTTAGTCCAGTTCGAAGATGTTATCTACTGGGAGCACCTACAAGCAATCATGAGTTGGGCGAAGCAGCATGTTACCTCAACCCTGTATGTCTGTTGGGCTGCGCAAGCCGGTTTAAAACTGCTTTATGATTTGCCAAAACGCACACGTAAAGAAAAACTCTCCGGAGTTTATCACCACCAAATTCATCAGCCATATCACCCGATACTACGTGGCTTCGATGATACGTTTCTTGCGCCCCACTCACGATATGCTGACTTTTCTCCAGAGTATCTAGCCGAGCATACTGATTTGGATTTACTCGCCACCTCAGATGTTGCAGGTGTGTATTTGGCCGCAACAAAAGACAAGCGAAATGTATTCGTTACAGGCCATCCCGAATATGACGCGTTTACACTTCATAACGAGTATATTCGGGATCTTGGTGAAGGTATGGAACCCGTCATTCCGGTGAACTACTACCCAAACAATAACCCGGATAACAAACCTATCGCGAGCTGGCGTAGCCATGGCCACCTACTTTTCTCAAACTGGCTCAACTATTGTGTTTACCAGCAAACGCCTTACGATCTGGATCACTTCAGTGAAGCAAACTTTACTAAGGACGATTGA
- a CDS encoding alpha/beta hydrolase: MRKQVVGATVLSFLAGLSIKSSIASDLDTTTHFARSGVAYVAKGNQASHYRLIFIHGSPGNKEGYEAYLKDAWLLENAELISVDRVGYGQSPKALAADLDSQSKSIESLLAKDKVNILIGHSLGGPIALNLALMFPNLVQGMVLVAPAFDPKLEEPKWYNELADTWLVSVFLSDNWKKSNGEMMPLADELSKLSNKDWGSLDSVPVTLIHGDEDNIADPKNSIFAIQRLTGTEKTLIEVQGAGHFILWQNTPKVINEIKQLISIADFNRP; encoded by the coding sequence GTGAGAAAACAGGTCGTTGGTGCAACCGTTTTAAGCTTCCTTGCTGGGCTATCGATAAAGTCGTCCATTGCTTCAGATCTGGATACCACCACTCATTTTGCTCGTAGTGGTGTTGCTTATGTAGCAAAGGGCAACCAAGCCAGTCATTATCGGTTGATCTTCATACATGGTTCACCGGGCAACAAAGAGGGGTATGAAGCGTATCTTAAAGATGCATGGTTGCTGGAAAATGCCGAGCTTATCTCTGTGGATCGTGTCGGGTATGGCCAGTCTCCAAAAGCGCTCGCAGCGGATTTGGATTCGCAGTCAAAGTCGATAGAGTCCTTACTTGCTAAAGACAAAGTTAACATTCTCATTGGCCATTCCCTTGGTGGTCCAATTGCTCTGAACCTTGCACTAATGTTCCCCAATCTTGTACAGGGGATGGTGCTGGTGGCGCCTGCCTTTGATCCCAAACTAGAGGAACCAAAATGGTATAACGAGCTTGCAGATACTTGGTTGGTCAGTGTGTTTTTGTCTGACAACTGGAAAAAGTCGAATGGAGAAATGATGCCGCTGGCTGATGAGCTTTCCAAGTTGAGCAATAAAGACTGGGGCTCATTGGACTCAGTGCCTGTGACTTTGATTCATGGTGATGAAGACAATATTGCCGATCCAAAAAACTCAATATTTGCGATTCAGCGCTTAACAGGGACAGAGAAAACACTCATAGAAGTGCAAGGGGCGGGGCATTTTATTCTGTGGCAAAATACCCCGAAGGTGATTAACGAGATCAAACAACTCATCAGTATCGCTGATTTCAATCGTCCTTAG
- the pilW gene encoding type IV pilus biogenesis/stability protein PilW, with translation MRFFYLVVTMLLPACVTIDTPLVTSDAQHKADARVTLGFGYLQRGNRVKARENFQQALEHAPKYYRAQLAMAHYLEQASEFTLAEHWFQQAISQHPDNGQLLNDYGRFLCKQSRYQEASVLFERAVLQPNYYYVADSYENAAFCALKAGQPKTAARFFERAIAHDPSRPQAILNLVKLEINQGKYESAQNRLTQFHQQFGVQALSHRLMVELELKKRRRSALPKP, from the coding sequence ATGCGCTTCTTTTATCTCGTCGTTACCATGCTTTTACCCGCCTGTGTCACAATTGACACTCCATTGGTTACCTCGGATGCACAACATAAGGCCGATGCGCGAGTCACATTAGGCTTTGGTTATTTGCAACGAGGCAATAGAGTGAAAGCAAGAGAGAACTTCCAGCAAGCATTGGAGCACGCACCAAAATATTATCGTGCTCAATTGGCGATGGCACATTATCTCGAACAAGCTTCTGAGTTCACCCTCGCAGAACACTGGTTTCAACAAGCGATTTCTCAACATCCTGATAATGGGCAGTTGCTCAACGATTATGGTCGTTTTCTGTGCAAGCAATCTCGCTATCAGGAAGCGAGCGTACTGTTCGAAAGAGCGGTACTGCAACCCAATTATTATTATGTTGCCGACAGCTATGAGAATGCCGCATTTTGCGCATTGAAAGCAGGCCAACCAAAGACTGCCGCTCGTTTCTTTGAACGGGCGATCGCTCATGATCCGAGCCGGCCGCAGGCCATTTTAAATCTAGTGAAATTGGAAATAAATCAAGGAAAATATGAATCCGCGCAAAACCGTCTAACACAGTTTCATCAGCAGTTTGGCGTTCAGGCTCTATCACATCGGCTCATGGTCGAGTTAGAGCTCAAAAAACGTCGACGTTCCGCTTTACCCAAGCCATAA
- the rlmF gene encoding 23S rRNA (adenine(1618)-N(6))-methyltransferase RlmF, whose translation MPPSSHPHNAIKPSGKGTLNASEMKVVTIKGQKGLHKRNLHQGRYDFAKLTAALPELKKHIVKNPKGESSINFSDPIAVKLLNRALLTHHYGVTEWDIPQGYLCPPIPGRADYIHRLAEILTKESKSLKHNQVRALDIGLGANCIYPIVGVTQYGWHYVGSDVDVVSVDNSNHIAQSNKVLSGRVEARLQKDSRHFFKGIIKPNEFYDVTTCNPPFHKSLEEAQQGTERKIKNLSASKSKRGQPSEQMKVKSSPILNFGGQKAELWCPGGEAAFVKNMAFESRDFAQQVLWFSTLISKKENVRWMRKNLEKAGAKEVKVVEMSQGQKVSRFIAWTFKTEAERQKWLKLKS comes from the coding sequence ATGCCCCCTTCAAGTCACCCCCATAACGCAATTAAACCCTCAGGAAAAGGCACGCTGAACGCTAGCGAGATGAAAGTCGTTACGATCAAAGGGCAGAAAGGTCTGCATAAGCGCAATTTGCACCAAGGGCGATATGATTTCGCAAAACTCACAGCGGCACTGCCAGAGCTTAAAAAGCATATCGTGAAGAACCCCAAGGGCGAGTCGAGCATCAATTTCTCAGATCCAATAGCGGTTAAATTGCTTAATAGGGCGTTGCTTACTCACCATTACGGAGTCACCGAGTGGGACATACCACAAGGTTATTTGTGCCCACCTATTCCTGGGCGTGCAGACTACATTCATCGTCTCGCTGAGATATTAACCAAAGAAAGTAAAAGCCTGAAACATAATCAAGTTCGTGCACTAGACATCGGGCTTGGGGCTAACTGTATTTACCCTATTGTTGGTGTGACTCAGTATGGCTGGCACTATGTAGGCTCTGATGTTGATGTTGTTTCAGTTGATAATTCTAATCACATTGCCCAGTCGAATAAGGTACTGAGTGGGCGCGTTGAAGCTCGATTGCAAAAAGATAGCCGTCATTTCTTTAAAGGCATCATCAAACCAAACGAGTTCTATGACGTAACCACCTGTAATCCGCCTTTTCATAAGTCACTAGAAGAAGCACAGCAAGGCACAGAGAGAAAGATCAAAAACTTATCGGCCAGCAAAAGTAAGCGTGGTCAGCCTTCTGAGCAAATGAAAGTTAAGTCGTCACCTATACTTAACTTTGGTGGTCAAAAAGCAGAGCTCTGGTGCCCTGGTGGCGAAGCCGCGTTTGTAAAAAACATGGCGTTTGAAAGCCGTGATTTTGCGCAGCAAGTCCTGTGGTTCTCTACGTTGATCTCGAAGAAAGAGAATGTACGATGGATGCGAAAAAACCTCGAAAAAGCGGGTGCTAAAGAGGTGAAAGTGGTGGAAATGAGCCAAGGGCAAAAAGTGAGCCGATTTATCGCTTGGACATTTAAAACGGAAGCCGAACGCCAAAAGTGGCTGAAACTTAAGAGCTAA
- a CDS encoding MFS transporter, whose product MNNVVSFYFSIAIFEGSNSSSVMAISIFIAIAPTIYLSFIAGRIVDRIGQSQVISSCSLLLLFVYLILAMLSYEESLTITLIFLFIFIRAVISSFNDIAIMAWIPEKLEGENLRIAYGFQGFFNKGALIIGPVLAGIIYNDIDPSSVLVVSAILSAASLWIALILAEWNKGDLVTKNKIDIRSCLSFLADKPKLKASLFFFCAFNTANGIASAFLVAYVLMVFGSYEQTLSLYNFLLAVGTLAGTLYSIKKLSIEPLFLIGLTTLFCALLGRFAISFTASLVAFSIFVAVRSALIPIGNMANQILWVEQTEKDSRASLFGFRRLIGQGVYPVSILMCAILIEYYELSSNVDFLKGMFIVSGIFEMLLASILIVYSRKINTLCNKH is encoded by the coding sequence ATGAATAATGTCGTAAGCTTCTATTTTAGTATCGCTATTTTTGAAGGCTCAAATAGTTCATCCGTGATGGCTATATCTATCTTCATTGCGATTGCACCAACGATTTATCTCAGTTTTATTGCTGGTCGAATCGTTGATAGAATAGGGCAGAGCCAAGTGATAAGCTCTTGTAGTTTATTGTTGTTATTTGTTTATTTAATTTTGGCAATGTTGTCTTATGAAGAAAGTTTGACTATCACATTAATATTTTTGTTTATATTTATTAGGGCAGTCATTTCCTCTTTTAATGACATTGCTATAATGGCTTGGATTCCGGAGAAATTAGAGGGTGAAAATTTAAGAATTGCTTATGGATTTCAAGGTTTTTTCAATAAAGGAGCGTTGATAATAGGTCCTGTCTTAGCAGGAATTATTTATAATGATATTGATCCTTCATCAGTTTTGGTTGTTTCCGCTATATTGTCTGCTGCTTCACTTTGGATAGCTTTGATATTAGCGGAATGGAATAAAGGCGATCTTGTTACTAAGAATAAAATAGATATTAGATCTTGCCTTAGCTTTCTAGCTGATAAACCGAAGTTGAAAGCATCACTTTTCTTTTTCTGTGCTTTCAACACTGCAAATGGTATTGCGTCGGCCTTTTTGGTTGCTTATGTTTTAATGGTTTTTGGTTCGTACGAGCAAACACTTTCACTCTATAATTTTTTACTCGCTGTAGGGACATTGGCTGGCACTTTATACTCGATAAAAAAGCTAAGTATTGAACCTTTGTTCTTGATAGGGCTAACGACATTGTTTTGTGCTTTATTAGGCAGGTTTGCGATTAGCTTTACGGCTAGTTTAGTAGCCTTCAGCATATTCGTCGCTGTTCGTTCTGCTTTAATTCCAATAGGTAATATGGCGAACCAGATTCTTTGGGTTGAGCAAACTGAAAAGGACTCAAGAGCAAGCTTATTTGGCTTTCGTCGCTTGATTGGGCAGGGAGTATACCCTGTGTCCATTCTTATGTGTGCAATTCTCATTGAGTATTATGAACTTAGCTCTAATGTGGATTTTTTAAAAGGGATGTTTATCGTTAGCGGGATATTTGAAATGTTGTTAGCAAGTATCTTGATAGTGTACTCACGTAAGATAAACACTCTGTGCAATAAGCACTAG
- a CDS encoding M48 family metallopeptidase, whose protein sequence is MNPALRYIQGYPEHIVTPVTQMVESGRLKNWFEQRYPDNHTIKSEKALFDYTMALKNRYMKKTAPLSKVIYDNKIHLINNALGLHTYVAKVHGGKIKSKNEIRIASVFKNAPEPLLRMLVVHELAHLKEKEHNKAFYQLCCYMEPDYHQLELDARLFMIYLTTTK, encoded by the coding sequence ATGAACCCAGCGCTTCGTTACATCCAAGGGTATCCTGAACATATTGTGACGCCTGTGACTCAGATGGTAGAGTCCGGCCGCTTAAAAAATTGGTTTGAACAGCGTTATCCAGACAACCATACCATAAAGAGTGAGAAAGCGCTGTTCGACTATACAATGGCGCTGAAAAACCGCTATATGAAGAAGACGGCGCCTTTGAGCAAAGTCATCTACGATAACAAAATTCACCTTATCAACAATGCTCTGGGGCTGCATACCTATGTGGCTAAGGTTCATGGTGGAAAAATAAAATCAAAGAATGAGATTCGTATTGCTAGTGTGTTTAAGAATGCACCGGAGCCATTGCTTCGTATGCTAGTGGTTCACGAGCTTGCCCATCTTAAAGAAAAAGAACACAACAAGGCCTTCTATCAGCTCTGCTGCTATATGGAGCCTGACTATCATCAACTTGAGTTGGATGCTCGCTTATTTATGATTTATCTCACTACGACCAAGTAG
- a CDS encoding glutaredoxin family protein produces MKRLVLYVKDKCPHCKDAQRYLDEKGYAYRLTNAKMQRGRKELDAIGARSLPVLKIGDRYMIGWNPRNFEKMYHSK; encoded by the coding sequence ATGAAAAGACTTGTGCTGTATGTAAAGGATAAATGCCCTCACTGCAAAGATGCACAGCGGTACCTAGACGAAAAGGGTTACGCGTACAGATTAACCAATGCAAAAATGCAACGGGGCAGAAAAGAGCTAGATGCTATTGGAGCACGTTCATTACCCGTGCTCAAAATTGGCGATCGCTATATGATTGGCTGGAACCCCAGAAATTTCGAGAAGATGTATCACTCGAAGTGA
- a CDS encoding PAS domain S-box protein has protein sequence MLKFDKKNGMHLFSLFLIVGACVFMLASFVFVQHQARETAQILINESLKGKFVAIERYVFEFLKLHEQRLEHVTSHPVTKGAVLEGVNDQSAFKDQLELLKSSGSTAYVNIFDFSGGNVYQEITLPDVVHTFITTGIENEALMEKPSYSLYQHAGRDYLLVSSPIFYNGYAEGLGTYVTSLNESEFFESLGTDSMHWFGIAQNRLNWNMQAPNHWTMDRFPIAGTDLSLLYSVSPQLVIDAESNLTGSLFVGMVIATSLTLVVMFIFGRRILVSPFRKLAESEQQLYEQSESLKIREAESARLARVVKHMRDAVVFTDLDSKVTWVNGAFEKLTGYCLSEMIGKKPGDVLQGDDTDKRTTRKIRQMIDRREPGFFELLNYNKEGRSYWIEIALTPLYSTHGQIEGFMAVERDITQRVELEESLKIKAIEAEAANIAKSQFLAAMSHELRTPMNGILGVGDLLKNTPLNQEQQEYVETFLGSGKHMLNVLNDILDFSKIEAGKLELEKVEFLLKDVVARLTRLYAPLCAEKQLEFKCEYSQSCDRALVADETRILQILQNLLSNALKFTSEGSIVLSLNVVEQSQGIELHLDVSDTGIGISPEKQSVIFDPFSQAESDTTRRFGGTGLGLSITRDLVQAMNGTLNLTSEVGKGSRFTIVVPVGLKKVLQGNNKQERLSPFAGTGLRVLIAEDTRVNALVLGKFLKNKGFEYEVVENGELAVERVQQQHFDCVLMDNHMPVMDGMKATKAIMSLNLANPPVIIGCTADAFEQTRERMISEGCADVITKPISSDKLDEVFHATLKPIEANTMREA, from the coding sequence ATGTTGAAGTTTGATAAGAAAAATGGAATGCATCTGTTTTCTTTGTTTCTCATCGTTGGGGCCTGCGTTTTTATGCTTGCGAGCTTTGTTTTTGTTCAACATCAAGCCAGAGAAACCGCTCAGATCTTGATAAATGAAAGCTTGAAAGGAAAGTTCGTTGCCATTGAGAGGTATGTATTTGAGTTTCTAAAATTACATGAGCAGAGGCTTGAGCACGTGACCTCTCACCCCGTTACTAAAGGTGCAGTCTTAGAAGGAGTGAATGATCAGAGTGCGTTTAAAGATCAACTTGAGCTGCTCAAGTCTTCTGGTTCGACCGCTTACGTAAACATCTTTGATTTCTCGGGTGGTAACGTTTATCAGGAGATAACATTGCCTGACGTTGTGCATACCTTCATCACGACCGGTATCGAAAACGAGGCTCTAATGGAAAAGCCTTCGTACTCACTCTACCAACATGCTGGCAGGGATTATCTCCTTGTTAGCTCTCCGATTTTTTACAATGGTTATGCTGAAGGGCTAGGCACTTATGTTACGTCACTGAATGAAAGTGAGTTTTTTGAAAGCTTGGGCACTGACAGTATGCACTGGTTTGGCATTGCCCAAAACAGACTTAATTGGAACATGCAAGCTCCTAACCATTGGACGATGGACAGGTTTCCTATTGCTGGGACTGATTTGTCTTTGTTGTATTCTGTCTCGCCACAACTGGTCATTGATGCAGAATCGAATTTAACGGGCAGCCTGTTTGTAGGCATGGTGATCGCTACTAGTTTGACATTGGTCGTTATGTTCATTTTTGGGCGACGAATTTTAGTCTCACCATTTCGCAAGCTAGCGGAATCTGAACAGCAGCTTTATGAGCAATCTGAGTCGCTAAAAATACGTGAGGCGGAATCGGCCCGTTTAGCTCGAGTGGTGAAACATATGCGCGATGCTGTGGTGTTCACCGATCTCGATTCCAAGGTAACGTGGGTCAATGGGGCATTTGAGAAGCTTACAGGTTATTGTCTGTCAGAAATGATCGGTAAAAAGCCTGGTGATGTGCTTCAGGGCGATGATACCGATAAGCGAACCACACGAAAAATACGACAAATGATAGATCGCAGAGAACCTGGATTCTTCGAGCTACTGAACTACAACAAGGAAGGGCGCTCATACTGGATAGAAATTGCACTGACACCTTTATACTCTACGCACGGGCAGATAGAGGGTTTTATGGCGGTGGAGAGGGATATTACCCAGCGCGTAGAATTGGAAGAATCTTTGAAGATTAAGGCGATTGAAGCAGAAGCGGCAAACATCGCAAAATCCCAATTCTTGGCGGCAATGAGTCATGAGCTGCGAACACCGATGAATGGTATTCTTGGCGTTGGTGACCTCCTCAAAAATACGCCACTCAACCAGGAACAACAGGAGTATGTGGAGACATTTCTCGGCTCAGGAAAACACATGTTAAATGTGCTGAATGACATACTTGATTTCTCTAAAATTGAAGCGGGTAAGCTGGAGCTAGAAAAAGTTGAGTTTCTGCTGAAAGATGTGGTTGCAAGGCTGACTCGACTTTATGCCCCATTGTGTGCAGAGAAACAGCTGGAGTTTAAGTGTGAGTACTCTCAATCTTGCGACCGTGCACTAGTGGCAGATGAGACTCGCATACTACAGATCCTGCAGAACCTGCTAAGTAATGCGCTCAAATTTACATCTGAGGGTAGCATTGTGTTGTCTTTAAATGTGGTAGAACAGAGTCAGGGTATTGAACTTCATCTTGATGTTTCCGATACCGGGATAGGCATTAGCCCAGAGAAACAGTCAGTAATTTTTGACCCATTTTCACAGGCTGAGAGTGATACAACCAGAAGGTTCGGTGGCACTGGCTTAGGTCTATCGATAACGAGAGACTTGGTTCAGGCTATGAATGGCACGCTTAACCTCACCAGTGAGGTGGGTAAAGGGAGCAGGTTTACAATTGTGGTTCCTGTCGGTTTGAAAAAGGTGCTTCAGGGCAATAATAAACAAGAACGACTCTCTCCTTTTGCCGGTACTGGACTGAGGGTGTTAATTGCTGAAGATACTCGAGTGAATGCGCTGGTCCTAGGCAAATTTCTTAAAAATAAAGGCTTTGAGTATGAAGTGGTTGAGAATGGTGAACTTGCGGTTGAGAGAGTTCAACAACAACACTTTGATTGTGTCTTAATGGATAATCATATGCCGGTAATGGATGGCATGAAAGCAACAAAGGCCATTATGTCGCTCAATTTAGCCAATCCCCCCGTGATTATTGGCTGTACAGCGGATGCGTTCGAACAGACGAGAGAAAGGATGATTTCTGAGGGCTGCGCGGACGTCATCACCAAGCCTATCAGCTCTGACAAACTGGATGAAGTGTTTCACGCAACGTTAAAACCTATAGAAGCCAATACGATGCGTGAAGCATGA
- a CDS encoding ABC transporter substrate-binding protein translates to MVRTFLIVVVAMFVGVAQAAKPDVLKIYLDADRTGHLESALSIEHGVKVAFSQQGNQISGIPVEFVTTDHRGNVLRSKKNMERFLKDSDGLVYIGGLHSPPLIKYREYINKSKMLTLVPWAAGTPITRYPSTEENYVFRLSVDDSKVGEILVNYALEQQCKQPHLMLENTGWGKSNYKAMMSALPEELVERVKTSWFDWGIKDVDARILIREAQSSGGDCVLLVANSREGKLIVESVASVDVEMPIYSHWGITGGKFAQDVPFTIREKANLHFIQSCFNFYSSEPNRFNQNVFKDAQTLFPAYFEDTNIEAPAGFVHGYDLAKVFLQAASTVELTDDAESNRIALKQALESMDVPVQGLIKEYRTPFIPFTEDNFDAHEALGADDFCMATYDDKNAVKLIPKSI, encoded by the coding sequence ATGGTTAGGACATTTTTAATTGTAGTCGTCGCGATGTTTGTCGGCGTGGCACAGGCTGCAAAACCCGATGTGCTTAAGATCTATCTTGATGCCGACAGGACAGGGCATCTGGAATCAGCACTCTCTATTGAGCATGGAGTCAAGGTCGCCTTCTCTCAGCAAGGCAACCAAATATCAGGGATTCCAGTAGAGTTTGTGACCACTGACCATAGAGGAAATGTCTTACGCAGCAAGAAAAACATGGAGCGTTTTCTCAAAGACAGCGACGGATTGGTTTACATCGGTGGCCTGCATTCTCCGCCATTGATCAAATACCGAGAGTACATCAATAAATCAAAGATGTTGACCTTGGTTCCTTGGGCTGCAGGGACGCCTATCACTCGATATCCTTCTACCGAGGAAAACTATGTATTCCGTCTTTCGGTAGACGATTCCAAAGTAGGGGAAATACTGGTTAACTACGCGTTAGAGCAGCAGTGTAAACAGCCTCACTTGATGCTAGAAAACACGGGGTGGGGCAAGTCAAACTACAAAGCGATGATGTCTGCTTTACCTGAAGAGTTGGTCGAGCGCGTAAAAACCAGTTGGTTTGATTGGGGAATCAAAGATGTCGATGCGCGAATCTTGATTCGTGAAGCACAATCGAGCGGAGGCGATTGTGTTCTGCTGGTGGCTAACAGCCGTGAAGGCAAGCTTATTGTTGAGAGTGTGGCCAGTGTTGACGTGGAAATGCCGATATATAGCCACTGGGGCATTACTGGCGGTAAGTTTGCACAGGATGTGCCTTTCACTATTCGCGAAAAAGCGAACCTTCATTTCATTCAATCGTGTTTCAATTTCTACAGCTCAGAGCCAAACCGTTTCAATCAGAATGTGTTCAAGGATGCGCAAACCCTATTTCCGGCTTACTTTGAAGATACCAATATTGAAGCGCCTGCCGGTTTTGTTCACGGTTACGATTTGGCCAAGGTATTTCTTCAAGCCGCTAGCACAGTGGAGCTAACTGATGATGCTGAATCAAACCGAATTGCACTAAAGCAAGCATTGGAGTCGATGGATGTGCCAGTTCAGGGGCTGATTAAAGAGTATCGTACTCCGTTCATTCCGTTCACTGAAGACAATTTTGACGCGCATGAGGCCTTGGGTGCAGACGATTTCTGTATGGCGACTTATGACGATAAAAACGCGGTAAAACTGATTCCTAAGTCTATCTAA
- a CDS encoding LysR family transcriptional regulator has translation MDSRHLKHFVAVAEHGHFTMAAKALHIAQPALSISIKKFEQQLGVELFRREERRVTLTDEGKVLYEHAKRVLQQIDDAKLAIDELRGLEKGEVRLGAPSMLGSYFFPQVLMAFKSHYPNLKLTLIDAGTRSIRRMLLDGELDIGVIDDENVPEDLETDHLLNVEMVTVVGPEHALAKNKSISFEEFFKHELVMFKPGYFHRDFVESQARLHDKEMKFSFETNLLPMILSIVKHEFAITALLKLVTEHEKDVVAIPFDQPVNLALSLAWRKNAYLSIADRTFIEFVKQYV, from the coding sequence ATGGACTCCCGACACTTAAAACACTTTGTTGCCGTCGCTGAGCATGGCCATTTCACTATGGCAGCAAAAGCGTTGCATATTGCGCAGCCTGCACTGAGTATTTCAATCAAGAAATTTGAACAACAATTAGGTGTAGAATTATTCCGACGAGAAGAACGGCGTGTCACGCTCACCGATGAAGGTAAGGTGCTCTATGAACACGCGAAGCGAGTCTTGCAACAAATCGATGATGCTAAGTTAGCAATAGATGAACTGAGAGGGCTTGAAAAAGGGGAAGTTCGGCTCGGAGCACCAAGCATGTTAGGTTCTTATTTCTTCCCGCAAGTCCTGATGGCATTTAAGTCGCATTATCCTAACCTGAAACTCACACTAATTGATGCAGGGACACGCTCTATTCGAAGGATGCTTTTGGATGGTGAACTGGATATCGGTGTGATTGACGATGAAAATGTGCCGGAAGATCTGGAAACCGATCATTTGCTGAATGTAGAAATGGTCACCGTTGTGGGGCCAGAACATGCTTTGGCAAAAAACAAAAGCATCAGCTTTGAAGAGTTTTTCAAACATGAACTGGTCATGTTTAAGCCCGGTTATTTTCACCGTGATTTTGTTGAGAGTCAGGCGCGTTTACACGACAAAGAAATGAAGTTTTCATTTGAAACGAATCTATTGCCAATGATACTCAGTATTGTGAAACATGAGTTTGCAATCACTGCACTTTTGAAGTTGGTGACAGAGCATGAAAAAGACGTAGTGGCTATTCCCTTTGATCAACCGGTTAATCTTGCCTTATCCCTAGCATGGCGAAAGAATGCTTACCTCTCAATTGCAGACCGAACCTTTATCGAGTTTGTGAAGCAATATGTGTAG